Proteins from one Planctomyces sp. SH-PL62 genomic window:
- a CDS encoding sigma-54-dependent transcriptional regulator, whose product MIDKSHRGGLRILFADDEAHLRDLMQMELPRLGHEVTVCPDGTAALKALDRGSYDAALLDIRMPGITGIEVLTQIKQISPDTQVILLTGHATVDTAVQALRLGAFDYLTKPCKWAELEVLLNRVAERRDLSNKAVALESRLKAAEGAPLIIGETPAMQQVRRLIETIAPTDATVMILGDTGTGKELVARNLHERSDRSQRVFIPVNCGALPESLVESELFGHRKGAFTGAESNRKGLFEVANGGTLFLDEVGELDKSVQVKLLRFLESGEIRRVGENEPFRVDVRVVCATNRDLREMVSNDLFREDLFFRLNTFEIILPPLRERRYDIPELARHMLSRYAARRGLTETSISPEAVEVLTAHDWPGNIRELANAVERALILAGNGPIRAEHLPTQFPARNRVQHGSAQPIAAPHFAIPDGNPTLRDIEMSYIQVVLEKHNGNKPAASKELGISLKTLYNKINQLQQM is encoded by the coding sequence ATGATCGACAAGTCGCATCGCGGAGGTTTGCGGATCCTGTTCGCCGACGATGAGGCGCACCTCCGCGACCTGATGCAGATGGAACTGCCCCGCCTCGGCCACGAGGTCACCGTCTGTCCCGACGGCACCGCCGCCCTGAAGGCCCTCGATCGCGGCAGCTATGACGCAGCCCTGCTCGACATCCGCATGCCCGGGATCACCGGCATCGAGGTCCTCACGCAGATCAAGCAGATCAGCCCCGACACGCAGGTCATCCTGCTGACCGGCCACGCCACCGTAGACACCGCCGTACAGGCGCTCCGGCTGGGCGCGTTCGACTACCTGACCAAGCCTTGCAAATGGGCCGAGCTTGAGGTGCTGCTCAATCGCGTCGCCGAGCGCCGCGACCTGTCGAACAAGGCGGTCGCCCTGGAGAGCCGACTCAAGGCGGCCGAGGGGGCCCCGCTGATCATCGGCGAGACTCCGGCGATGCAGCAGGTCCGCCGCCTGATCGAGACCATCGCACCCACCGACGCCACGGTCATGATCCTGGGCGACACCGGCACCGGCAAGGAACTGGTCGCCCGGAACCTCCACGAGCGGAGCGACCGCTCGCAGCGAGTCTTCATCCCCGTCAACTGCGGCGCTCTGCCCGAGAGCCTCGTCGAGAGCGAGCTGTTCGGGCATCGCAAGGGGGCCTTCACGGGCGCGGAGTCCAACCGCAAGGGCCTGTTCGAGGTCGCCAACGGCGGCACGCTGTTCCTCGACGAGGTGGGCGAACTGGACAAGAGCGTCCAGGTCAAGCTCCTCCGGTTCCTCGAATCGGGCGAGATCCGCCGGGTCGGCGAGAACGAGCCGTTTCGCGTGGACGTTCGGGTCGTCTGCGCGACCAACCGCGACCTTCGCGAGATGGTCTCGAACGACCTGTTCCGCGAGGACCTCTTCTTCCGGCTCAACACCTTCGAGATCATCCTGCCGCCGCTCCGAGAGCGTCGCTACGACATCCCCGAACTGGCCCGCCACATGCTCTCGCGCTACGCGGCCCGGCGAGGGCTGACCGAGACCTCGATCTCGCCCGAGGCGGTGGAAGTCCTCACGGCGCACGACTGGCCCGGCAACATCCGCGAGCTGGCCAACGCCGTCGAGCGAGCCCTGATCCTCGCCGGCAACGGCCCGATCCGGGCCGAACACCTGCCGACCCAGTTTCCCGCCCGGAACCGCGTCCAGCACGGTTCGGCCCAGCCGATCGCCGCTCCCCATTTCGCCATCCCGGACGGCAACCCCACCCTCCGCGACATCGAGATGAGCTACATCCAGGTCGTCCTGGAAAAGCATAACGGCAACAAACCGGCCGCCTCCAAGGAGTTGGGGATCAGCCTCAAGACGCTGTACAACAAGATCAATCAGCTCCAGCAAATGTGA